In Fluviicola taffensis DSM 16823, the following are encoded in one genomic region:
- the fumC gene encoding class II fumarate hydratase codes for MEYRIEKDTMGEVKVPANAYWGAQTERSIENFKIAQDTNKMPKEIIRAFAYLKKAAALTNLDAGILPQEKSDLIGKVADEILAGKLDDQFPLVVWQTGSGTQSNMNVNEVIAYRAHVLNGGSLTDKEKVLHPNDDVNKSQSSNDTFPTAMHIAAYQTLMQVTIPGIEKLRDTLAQKSTDYMKVVKIGRTHFMDATPLTLGQEISGYVSQLNHGLKAIKNTLAHLSELALGGTAVGTGINTPPGYSENVAKHIANLTGLPFITAENKFEALAAHDAIVEAHGALKTVAVSLMKIANDVRMLSSGPRSGIGEIHIPDNEPGSSIMPGKVNPTQCEALTMIAAQVMGNDVTIGIGGSNGHFELNVFKPVMIFNFLHSARLIGEGCVSFNDKCAIGIEPITANIKKHVDNSLMLVTALNTKIGYYKAAEIAQKAHAEGTTLKEMAVKLGYLTAEEFDQWVVPEKMV; via the coding sequence ATGGAATACCGCATAGAAAAAGATACAATGGGAGAAGTGAAAGTTCCCGCAAACGCATATTGGGGAGCTCAAACCGAGCGCAGTATTGAAAACTTTAAAATAGCTCAGGATACCAACAAAATGCCCAAAGAGATTATTCGTGCTTTTGCGTATTTAAAAAAGGCTGCAGCTCTTACGAACTTAGACGCGGGCATTTTGCCTCAAGAAAAATCAGACTTAATTGGAAAAGTAGCTGATGAAATCTTAGCTGGAAAATTAGACGATCAATTTCCATTGGTTGTTTGGCAAACTGGAAGCGGTACTCAAAGCAATATGAACGTCAATGAAGTGATTGCTTACCGAGCACACGTTTTGAACGGAGGTTCTTTGACAGATAAGGAGAAAGTATTACATCCAAACGATGACGTAAACAAGTCTCAATCGTCCAACGACACCTTCCCTACTGCCATGCACATTGCGGCGTATCAAACATTGATGCAAGTGACGATTCCTGGAATTGAAAAACTACGCGATACCTTGGCTCAAAAAAGTACCGATTACATGAAAGTCGTGAAAATTGGACGAACACATTTCATGGATGCAACTCCTTTGACATTGGGTCAGGAAATTAGCGGATATGTGAGTCAGTTAAATCATGGATTGAAAGCAATCAAAAATACCTTGGCGCATTTGAGCGAACTCGCTTTGGGAGGAACAGCTGTTGGAACAGGAATCAACACACCTCCCGGATATTCTGAAAACGTAGCCAAACACATTGCCAATTTAACGGGTTTACCTTTCATCACTGCTGAAAATAAATTTGAAGCTCTCGCAGCTCACGACGCCATTGTTGAAGCTCACGGAGCATTGAAAACCGTTGCTGTAAGTTTGATGAAAATTGCAAACGATGTTCGGATGCTTTCTTCTGGACCGCGCAGTGGAATTGGTGAGATTCACATTCCAGATAACGAGCCAGGATCTTCCATTATGCCTGGGAAAGTAAATCCAACACAGTGTGAAGCTTTAACGATGATTGCTGCTCAAGTAATGGGAAATGATGTTACAATCGGAATTGGTGGTTCAAACGGCCATTTCGAGTTGAACGTATTCAAACCAGTGATGATTTTCAATTTCTTGCATTCTGCAAGATTGATTGGCGAAGGCTGTGTTTCTTTCAACGACAAATGTGCTATAGGAATCGAACCTATCACAGCAAATATCAAAAAGCACGTAGATAATAGTTTGATGCTTGTAACGGCGCTGAACACCAAAATCGGTTATTACAAAGCAGCAGAAATTGCTCAAAAAGCACATGCTGAAGGAACGACTTTGAAAGAAATGGCTGTGAAATTGGGATATTTGACCGCTGAAGAATTTGATCAATGGGTGGTGCCAGAAAAAATGGTTTAG
- a CDS encoding peptide-N-glycosidase F-related protein translates to MKKIVIAFTVIFSSLYATAQSTINIMNDVVFFDGYASVVSDPTPAGVIRFRNDLMAKQITSQQLDMIGNQLTINITISALCDNYDRIGGVNLAMVPKGSTTYNPDAVGRIEVGRFITPFMNKNVSPTSVPYTFVVDNVAQILNSSELNALYDFWLELEVFGVPYAANTQVAGCSGRNDVFKGKVDFVTNGPIANYDPSVIIQPLSFKANFNNYNAAATDAVGTTVKTINFTTTQTIYGAKFYLITSNHGAGNNGEEYVRRVHNVTFDGNQVLTYTPGGKSCEPYRQFNTQGNGIYGQSPQSASWWTGWNNWCPGDTIAIRKINLGTLAPGNHTFKIAVPAAQFAGQDGNFPLSLYLQGSEDFVSLEELNQSFIHLFPNPANDMIQFQTEKEVEQVDIIDASGKRILTDTKNTINLIGLDSGYYFLQVRFTDGMYSRQRFIKQ, encoded by the coding sequence ATGAAAAAAATAGTTATAGCTTTTACAGTAATCTTTTCATCACTGTATGCAACGGCTCAATCCACCATTAATATCATGAATGATGTTGTGTTTTTTGATGGTTATGCCAGTGTTGTAAGTGACCCAACCCCAGCTGGCGTTATTCGTTTTAGAAATGATTTAATGGCCAAGCAAATTACCTCTCAGCAATTAGATATGATTGGTAATCAATTGACGATTAATATTACCATTTCTGCTCTTTGTGACAATTACGATCGCATTGGAGGAGTAAACCTAGCAATGGTTCCAAAAGGAAGTACCACTTATAATCCAGATGCTGTTGGTAGAATTGAAGTTGGTCGTTTTATTACACCTTTCATGAATAAAAATGTATCACCAACTTCCGTTCCTTATACTTTTGTGGTAGACAACGTTGCACAAATTCTGAATTCATCTGAATTAAATGCACTGTACGATTTTTGGTTAGAACTAGAAGTTTTTGGTGTTCCTTATGCTGCAAATACTCAAGTTGCTGGTTGTTCTGGAAGAAATGATGTTTTTAAAGGAAAAGTAGATTTTGTGACTAATGGACCAATTGCGAACTACGATCCAAGTGTCATCATTCAACCCTTGTCTTTTAAAGCAAACTTTAACAACTACAACGCAGCCGCAACGGATGCTGTAGGAACAACCGTTAAAACGATTAATTTCACAACAACTCAAACTATTTACGGTGCGAAATTCTATTTAATCACTTCCAATCATGGAGCTGGTAACAATGGAGAAGAATACGTAAGACGCGTACACAATGTGACTTTTGATGGAAACCAAGTATTAACATATACTCCAGGAGGAAAATCATGTGAACCATACCGTCAATTCAACACACAAGGAAATGGAATTTATGGGCAAAGTCCACAATCGGCTTCTTGGTGGACAGGATGGAACAACTGGTGTCCTGGAGATACAATTGCTATTCGCAAAATTAATTTAGGGACTTTAGCACCAGGAAATCACACATTCAAAATTGCTGTACCTGCTGCACAATTCGCTGGACAAGATGGAAATTTCCCCCTTTCTCTTTACTTACAAGGAAGCGAAGATTTTGTGAGTTTGGAAGAATTAAATCAGTCATTCATTCATTTATTTCCAAACCCAGCAAATGACATGATCCAATTTCAAACAGAAAAAGAAGTAGAGCAAGTTGACATTATCGATGCTTCAGGGAAAAGAATTTTAACAGACACTAAAAACACAATCAACCTCATCGGATTAGACTCAGGATATTACTTTCTTCAAGTTCGTTTTACCGATGGAATGTATAGTAGACAGCGCTTCATAAAGCAATAA
- a CDS encoding P-loop NTPase fold protein codes for MEILKLELNEKESFLKIENNPEDPYISFSSSGSGYNTVSSNNTLIAEVVFKFHHAKHGIIEESIIFSNQDSLNTKNGISSITPISDPNIELVEIHLSEKSTLKDFHISIVVQKGRNRINVESPIKLFHDFIQNRANSKILFSGGFGQGKTTFLNFYFNEAYEKSYNVFRVFPVNYSVASNEDIFKYIKADILFQLLGFDIEFDKSSIDIKQAFQEYVYLNPKKTIFSFLRNVSKINAQTEMLDKSIKAFNKFMEPIINYHESQQSDDEEAAKTYIKSIYDQEGSLFEDNFYSQLIRQLLERTKERNNIPNVLIIEDLDRMDPDHIFRILNVISAHYDTYKYNGNETHNKFGIDKIILVCDIENIRSIFHHRYGVNTNFEGYINKYYSTRPYVFENLSSVKGYLDEILESYDKKRFKDPRIFAHSVLLRLLLEGEELSLREMLKLLLNDFESFRITNTTSSPFENGQFYKSLRFLKNLYTSRELSLKFERLKSKNFKTSIDFQKQSAHLLAGLGTWATNGKNITTNYSGNSYEIDCDLNIHYDIIINPEINQRNHAMMPGNPRITNFSKKHFCDLVIEHLDVLT; via the coding sequence ATGGAAATCTTAAAGCTAGAACTTAACGAAAAAGAATCTTTTCTTAAAATAGAAAATAACCCCGAAGACCCATACATTTCGTTTTCATCTTCAGGAAGTGGTTATAATACAGTGTCTTCTAATAACACATTAATAGCAGAAGTAGTTTTCAAATTTCATCATGCTAAGCATGGTATAATCGAAGAGAGTATTATTTTTTCAAATCAAGATTCCCTTAATACAAAAAATGGAATAAGTTCGATTACACCAATTTCTGATCCAAATATTGAATTAGTTGAAATACATCTATCAGAAAAATCAACATTGAAGGATTTTCACATTTCAATTGTAGTTCAAAAAGGCAGAAATCGTATTAATGTTGAAAGTCCAATTAAATTGTTCCATGATTTTATACAAAATAGAGCTAATTCAAAAATTCTTTTTTCCGGCGGATTTGGTCAAGGAAAAACTACATTTCTAAATTTTTACTTTAATGAGGCATATGAAAAATCATATAACGTTTTTCGGGTTTTTCCTGTTAATTATTCAGTAGCTTCTAATGAAGATATTTTCAAGTATATCAAAGCTGACATTCTATTTCAATTACTAGGCTTTGATATTGAATTCGATAAATCTTCAATCGATATTAAACAAGCCTTTCAAGAATATGTTTATCTCAATCCAAAGAAAACGATTTTCTCTTTTTTAAGAAATGTGTCCAAAATCAATGCGCAAACAGAAATGCTTGATAAATCTATTAAAGCATTTAACAAATTCATGGAACCAATAATTAATTATCATGAATCTCAACAAAGTGATGACGAAGAAGCCGCAAAAACATATATTAAAAGTATATATGATCAAGAAGGATCATTGTTTGAAGATAATTTTTATAGTCAGCTTATTAGGCAATTACTAGAACGAACTAAAGAAAGAAACAACATACCAAATGTTCTCATTATAGAAGATCTTGATAGAATGGATCCTGATCATATATTTCGTATTCTAAATGTCATTTCCGCGCATTACGATACTTACAAGTATAACGGCAATGAAACACATAATAAGTTTGGAATTGATAAAATCATCTTGGTTTGTGACATTGAAAATATACGTAGTATCTTTCATCACAGATATGGCGTGAACACTAATTTCGAGGGCTATATAAATAAGTACTATAGCACAAGACCTTATGTTTTTGAAAATCTCAGCAGTGTCAAAGGATATCTTGATGAAATTTTAGAATCCTATGATAAGAAACGATTTAAAGATCCCAGAATTTTTGCCCACAGTGTGCTTTTAAGACTTCTTCTTGAAGGAGAAGAATTATCTCTAAGAGAGATGTTAAAATTATTGCTGAATGATTTTGAAAGTTTTAGGATTACAAATACGACTTCATCTCCTTTTGAAAACGGTCAGTTCTATAAATCTCTTCGCTTCTTGAAGAATTTATATACTTCCAGAGAATTATCTCTCAAATTCGAACGATTAAAATCAAAGAATTTTAAAACTTCAATTGATTTTCAAAAACAGTCAGCTCATCTTCTAGCAGGATTAGGAACATGGGCAACAAATGGGAAAAACATAACAACAAATTATTCAGGAAATTCTTATGAAATAGATTGTGACTTAAATATTCACTATGACATAATAATAAATCCAGAAATTAATCAACGCAACCACGCAATGATGCCTGGGAATCCAAGGATAACAAATTTCTCTAAGAAACATTTCTGTGATTTAGTAATTGAACACCTTGATGTTCTAACTTAA
- a CDS encoding type I restriction enzyme HsdR N-terminal domain-containing protein, whose protein sequence is MRSEKLYNVLEGFDFELLNDPEFKEDSVREEIVVPIVKALGYSAQQPFQIIRSRNLTHPFVSIGSQQKKINIIPDYLFEVNNTPAWILDAKSPLQSIVKSKHVEQAYSYAIHSEVRVDFFSLCNGKEFALYHIQKVDPIMYFSIKELSVYWGDLKKVLSPERILNKSNLELAKDLGLHLKRLGFDEFNSLIFPSVPITHIGQLDNNMFTTSSGTEIEGSRYAVSFDFDLTVLKQLIGKIPNEAIEKLLERDPKVRKSIAFADTVFYINIDCRVGEKFEENDKEIFLPLQINRIIS, encoded by the coding sequence ATGAGAAGTGAAAAATTATATAATGTTTTAGAAGGTTTTGATTTTGAATTGTTAAACGACCCTGAATTTAAAGAAGACTCTGTTCGTGAAGAAATAGTGGTTCCCATTGTTAAAGCTTTAGGCTATTCCGCTCAACAACCATTTCAAATAATTAGGAGCAGAAATCTTACGCATCCTTTTGTTTCAATTGGGTCTCAACAGAAAAAGATCAATATTATTCCAGATTATTTATTTGAAGTCAATAATACTCCTGCATGGATATTAGATGCTAAGTCTCCATTACAATCTATTGTTAAATCAAAACACGTTGAGCAAGCTTATTCATATGCAATACATAGTGAGGTTCGTGTTGATTTTTTTAGCTTGTGTAATGGGAAAGAGTTTGCCCTATATCACATTCAAAAAGTCGATCCGATAATGTACTTTTCAATCAAAGAATTGTCAGTTTATTGGGGTGATCTAAAGAAGGTACTTTCCCCTGAAAGAATACTTAATAAATCAAACTTAGAACTTGCGAAAGATCTCGGATTACATTTAAAACGCTTAGGATTTGACGAATTCAATAGTTTAATCTTTCCTAGTGTTCCAATTACACATATCGGTCAACTTGATAATAATATGTTTACAACCTCCAGCGGTACTGAGATTGAAGGGAGCAGATACGCTGTATCTTTTGACTTTGATTTAACAGTACTAAAGCAATTAATTGGAAAAATCCCAAATGAGGCAATTGAAAAACTGTTAGAGAGAGATCCTAAAGTCAGAAAGTCCATAGCTTTTGCTGATACAGTCTTTTATATTAATATTGATTGCCGAGTTGGTGAAAAATTTGAGGAAAATGACAAAGAAATTTTTCTTCCCTTACAAATAAATCGAATTATAAGTTAA
- a CDS encoding lipid A deacylase LpxR family protein, translating into MEVRISSMRLLVFVPIILFTSQLWAQDSLVYKEAYTIRYENDLFARRDQYYSQGIFLQYDHLDINLKWLNKFFFKVPDIQRSLQTGVTQKVYTPSSITSDTLLLGDRPYAATYGYTAKFSARSKSKNYILSWSLNTGWIGKPAFGKETQTAIHRWTNNEKPLGWEHQINTGLSINLSFGYTKMWFTNTKWLRIEGTSFTTFGTLTNETRALGILKLGYISNQKQYFIYYNPEARLVVYDGTLQGAIFVKPSEVRVATSQISRLISEQEFGFKIVHNHFSCSAYGHFQSKLFKNAANHAWGGIGFSYYF; encoded by the coding sequence GTGGAAGTTCGTATTTCTAGTATGCGTTTACTAGTGTTTGTCCCAATCATTCTTTTTACTTCTCAACTTTGGGCACAGGATAGTCTGGTGTATAAAGAAGCGTATACTATTCGGTATGAGAATGATTTGTTTGCTCGAAGAGATCAGTATTACTCGCAAGGTATTTTTTTACAATACGATCACTTGGACATCAATTTGAAATGGCTGAACAAGTTCTTCTTCAAGGTTCCAGATATTCAGCGGAGTTTGCAAACAGGAGTTACTCAAAAAGTCTATACTCCATCTTCTATTACTTCCGACACCTTGCTTTTGGGTGATAGACCTTATGCCGCAACTTATGGTTATACGGCTAAGTTTAGCGCTCGAAGCAAATCGAAAAATTACATCCTAAGTTGGAGTTTGAATACTGGATGGATTGGCAAACCAGCATTTGGAAAGGAAACGCAAACGGCCATTCACCGCTGGACAAATAATGAGAAACCACTGGGTTGGGAGCATCAAATTAATACGGGGTTGAGTATCAACTTGAGCTTTGGCTATACAAAGATGTGGTTTACAAATACCAAATGGTTACGAATCGAAGGAACAAGTTTCACAACCTTTGGAACTTTAACGAATGAAACACGTGCATTGGGAATCTTGAAATTGGGATACATCAGCAATCAAAAACAATACTTCATTTATTACAATCCAGAAGCTCGATTGGTCGTTTATGATGGAACACTTCAAGGCGCAATCTTTGTAAAACCAAGTGAGGTGCGTGTTGCAACTTCACAAATATCTCGCTTGATTTCTGAACAGGAGTTTGGTTTTAAAATTGTTCACAATCACTTTTCGTGTTCAGCTTATGGACACTTTCAATCCAAATTGTTTAAGAATGCAGCAAATCATGCTTGGGGCGGAATTGGGTTCAGTTATTATTTTTAA
- a CDS encoding outer membrane beta-barrel protein: MQIRFIPEVLKQLLQVILLTVLFAFSSYSQTQLSGKITDKQTGEFLMDARISLLSISDSSVVKVAVSDESGEYTIAGYEPGAYLLKVTSLEYADQFKRVELPAGNTKVDFILKTDTKLDEVTIEAKSVRVEQKGDTTQYNADAYKTNPDATVQDLITKMPGITLENGVVKAQGEQITKVMIDGQEFFGDDAAAALKNLPAEIVAKIQVYDQASDQAKFTGISDGNEAKALNIVTKAGKNQGQFGKIYAGYGTPNNLYMAGANVNFFKGTRRFSIVGMSNNVNQQNFSTDDILGVTGSTASTQGRGGPGGRGGMGGGDNENYLVSQQNGVSTSHGLGLNYSDKWGKSKTTKVTGSYFFNASRTDNSQLTGRSYVLSTTAGQNYDEDFSAILKNANHRLNFKFDIALDSMNSLVITPKVSYQGSNRTQGTNGTTVDGNSALINQINNQTFSDNRGLNASTSVLWRHRFVKPRRTFSANLTGTYTLKEGSSGQESRSRYYDEFNNDSLASINQNSNNQTNGYGVNGRFSFTEPLSKWWSSEFFYAPAYSVSNADKRTYDFDNVTNSYYFMDTTLSNVFNNQTIVQEGGTNFRFQKNKVSFQLGLSYQNSMLMNVQQFPTDRDTNLSFNSILPNARFKYEFSKSKSFMLGYRAGTRNPTIDQLQNVIDNSNPLSLSSGNPNLKQQYNHRLFGRFNSTNMNKATNFNVFFGGEANSNYISNGTIIATSDTVVNGNVVLQRGAQFRQPVNLDGSWNARTTVSYGIPLTKLKLNMNFYVGGAYTVAPGLINNVVNKAKTTNANGGLTVSSNISEKIDFTVGYTLNYNNVVNTRQNVAKNEYFVHNVSARFNWIIKERLVINSTYSVNAYAGLGSGFNQTIMLWNGGIGYKLLKQKQLELRVSVFDILNNNNSISRNVTESYIEDVQSNVLNRYFMFTVTYNIRNFGTKAPETKAEKPQEGGFGGPFGPPH; this comes from the coding sequence ATGCAGATTCGTTTTATACCTGAAGTGTTGAAACAATTACTTCAGGTCATTCTTCTAACAGTTCTTTTTGCTTTTAGTAGCTACTCACAAACTCAACTTTCAGGTAAAATTACCGATAAACAAACAGGCGAATTCTTAATGGATGCTCGGATTTCATTGCTTTCAATCAGTGACTCTTCGGTAGTTAAAGTTGCTGTTTCAGATGAGAGTGGGGAATATACAATTGCAGGATATGAACCAGGAGCGTATTTGTTGAAAGTAACTAGTTTGGAATATGCAGATCAGTTTAAACGCGTGGAACTTCCTGCGGGAAATACTAAGGTAGATTTTATACTGAAAACGGATACCAAACTCGATGAGGTAACGATAGAGGCAAAATCCGTTCGGGTGGAGCAAAAGGGAGATACCACACAATACAATGCGGATGCGTATAAAACGAATCCAGATGCTACGGTGCAGGATTTGATTACCAAAATGCCTGGAATTACGCTGGAGAATGGGGTTGTAAAGGCGCAAGGTGAGCAAATTACGAAGGTGATGATTGACGGACAGGAGTTTTTTGGAGACGATGCTGCGGCTGCGTTGAAAAACTTACCTGCGGAAATAGTTGCCAAGATTCAGGTGTACGACCAAGCGAGTGATCAGGCAAAGTTTACAGGGATTTCGGATGGAAATGAGGCGAAGGCTCTGAATATCGTGACGAAGGCTGGAAAGAATCAAGGACAATTCGGAAAAATTTATGCCGGTTACGGAACACCAAATAATTTGTACATGGCTGGAGCGAATGTGAATTTCTTTAAAGGAACGCGCCGGTTTTCGATTGTTGGAATGTCGAATAATGTGAATCAACAAAACTTTTCTACGGACGATATTTTGGGTGTTACTGGTTCTACGGCAAGTACACAGGGAAGAGGTGGTCCAGGCGGACGTGGTGGAATGGGCGGTGGTGATAATGAGAATTACCTCGTTTCGCAACAAAACGGAGTCAGTACTTCACACGGATTGGGCTTGAATTATTCCGATAAATGGGGAAAGAGCAAAACAACAAAAGTAACGGGAAGCTACTTTTTCAATGCATCGCGGACAGATAATTCGCAGTTGACAGGTAGAAGTTACGTGTTGTCAACCACTGCTGGCCAAAATTACGACGAAGACTTCTCTGCGATTCTGAAAAATGCGAACCACCGCTTGAATTTTAAATTTGATATCGCACTCGATTCTATGAATTCCTTAGTGATTACTCCAAAAGTGAGTTATCAAGGAAGTAACCGCACGCAAGGAACAAACGGAACAACCGTGGATGGGAATAGTGCTTTAATCAATCAAATTAACAATCAAACATTTAGTGATAATAGAGGATTGAATGCAAGTACAAGTGTTTTGTGGCGTCATCGTTTTGTGAAACCAAGAAGAACTTTTTCTGCGAATTTAACAGGAACTTATACCTTGAAAGAGGGAAGTAGTGGTCAGGAATCGCGATCGCGCTATTACGATGAGTTCAACAATGATTCCTTGGCTTCTATTAATCAAAACAGCAACAATCAAACCAACGGATACGGAGTAAATGGTCGTTTTTCATTTACAGAACCCTTGAGCAAATGGTGGTCGAGCGAATTTTTCTATGCGCCGGCTTATTCGGTGAGTAATGCAGATAAACGTACGTATGATTTTGATAATGTGACGAATAGCTATTACTTCATGGATACAACCCTTTCGAATGTGTTCAACAACCAAACGATTGTGCAAGAAGGTGGAACCAATTTTCGCTTTCAGAAGAATAAAGTGAGCTTTCAACTGGGATTGAGCTATCAGAATTCGATGTTGATGAATGTGCAGCAATTCCCAACGGATAGAGATACGAATTTATCGTTCAACTCCATCTTACCGAATGCACGATTCAAGTACGAATTTTCAAAATCGAAAAGTTTTATGTTGGGATACCGAGCTGGAACACGAAACCCAACGATTGACCAATTGCAAAATGTGATCGACAACTCAAATCCGCTGTCTTTGTCTTCCGGTAATCCAAATTTGAAGCAGCAGTATAATCACCGATTATTTGGTCGTTTTAATTCCACCAATATGAACAAAGCAACGAATTTCAACGTGTTTTTTGGTGGAGAAGCAAACAGTAATTACATTTCAAACGGAACAATCATTGCAACTTCAGATACTGTGGTGAATGGAAATGTGGTTTTGCAACGAGGAGCACAGTTTCGTCAACCAGTGAATTTAGATGGAAGTTGGAATGCCCGCACCACCGTTTCTTATGGAATTCCGTTGACGAAGTTGAAACTGAATATGAATTTCTATGTGGGAGGAGCGTATACCGTTGCACCTGGTTTGATTAACAATGTGGTGAATAAAGCAAAGACAACGAATGCAAACGGAGGATTAACTGTTTCAAGTAATATCAGCGAAAAAATTGATTTCACAGTTGGTTACACACTCAACTATAACAACGTGGTAAATACCCGTCAGAATGTAGCGAAGAACGAATACTTTGTGCACAATGTGAGCGCTCGTTTCAATTGGATCATCAAAGAACGTTTGGTAATCAACAGTACTTATTCTGTGAATGCGTATGCAGGTTTAGGTTCAGGATTCAACCAAACAATTATGTTGTGGAATGGTGGAATTGGGTACAAATTGTTGAAACAAAAACAGCTGGAACTCCGTGTTTCGGTCTTCGATATTTTAAACAACAACAACAGCATTAGTAGAAATGTTACCGAATCGTATATCGAAGATGTTCAATCCAATGTATTGAATCGCTATTTCATGTTCACGGTGACTTACAATATCCGCAATTTCGGAACAAAAGCTCCAGAGACGAAAGCAGAAAAACCACAAGAAGGAGGATTTGGCGGACCGTTTGGACCACCTCATTAA
- a CDS encoding T9SS type A sorting domain-containing protein has translation MAKWNGSFGNWVQGGLWENGSHTNYWSMVADGNYLYIATSNGHILRRTPDMPFETFRNTSTGGNVSIFEMIMYQGKLCVMGNFTTLEGVPVRNIALWNGTTWEALGTGVASSVSSAVIYQNELYVAGSFVEAGGVPAKKIAKWNGTSWSDVGGSVTGTSANGIRDLVPCGNLLFAVGDFDGIGGQTANDIASWDGLQWTTYNLPHSESILGSGAEYNGRLYFGGWNFTRSHVYGYSGNFLSLNEFAATPVEIYPNPSNGIFTLSDNYKGTSYEVFNSLGQTILTDNQALIDLSGMENGVYLLRFLNSNSEIIRLTKNW, from the coding sequence GTGGCTAAATGGAACGGCTCATTCGGGAACTGGGTACAGGGTGGACTTTGGGAAAACGGTTCCCACACGAATTACTGGAGCATGGTGGCAGATGGCAATTATTTATACATTGCTACCTCCAACGGACACATTCTCCGGAGGACTCCTGATATGCCTTTCGAAACCTTCCGCAACACCTCCACGGGTGGCAATGTTTCTATTTTTGAAATGATCATGTACCAGGGAAAACTTTGCGTGATGGGAAATTTCACCACATTGGAAGGTGTTCCCGTACGCAATATTGCTTTGTGGAACGGTACTACTTGGGAAGCTCTTGGAACAGGTGTTGCCAGCAGCGTTTCTTCTGCTGTGATCTATCAAAACGAGCTTTACGTGGCCGGATCTTTCGTTGAAGCTGGCGGAGTACCAGCTAAAAAGATCGCTAAATGGAACGGCACTTCCTGGTCGGACGTAGGCGGCAGTGTTACTGGTACTAGTGCAAATGGGATTCGCGACCTCGTACCTTGCGGCAACCTGCTTTTCGCAGTTGGTGATTTCGACGGCATAGGAGGTCAGACTGCAAACGACATTGCCAGCTGGGACGGACTGCAGTGGACCACCTACAACTTACCACATTCGGAAAGTATCCTGGGTTCGGGGGCGGAATACAACGGACGTCTATACTTTGGCGGGTGGAATTTTACACGTTCTCACGTTTATGGATACAGCGGTAACTTCTTATCACTAAATGAATTCGCAGCAACACCAGTAGAAATTTACCCGAATCCATCAAACGGAATCTTTACCTTATCTGATAATTACAAAGGAACTTCTTATGAGGTTTTCAATTCCTTGGGACAAACTATTTTGACTGACAATCAAGCTTTAATTGACCTTTCTGGAATGGAAAATGGTGTTTATCTACTACGTTTTCTAAATAGCAACTCAGAAATTATTCGATTGACAAAGAATTGGTAA